In Raphanus sativus cultivar WK10039 chromosome 5, ASM80110v3, whole genome shotgun sequence, the following proteins share a genomic window:
- the LOC108856169 gene encoding uncharacterized protein LOC108856169: MANPTENLDPNPPTREPEDEVEELNGDEGEVDEEVDDDDEVEEGEDDDDTVSNPQSLKTESLLRRMRSAPVPVRVHDVIVKGNTKTKDHIIEAEVDAVREANTLQELLEASRVANSNLRALDIFDSVNVTLDSGPPELPGTTNVIIEVVESKSPLTGQIGAYTRAEAKSSSVEASLKYKNIFGYGDIWDGSMIYGCDNSAEVGMGMYLPRFKGLPTPFSSRLYLSTQDWLQFSSYKERSLGLSLGLLSSKYHELVYTVAWRNLIDPSRSASKSIRRQLGHSLLSALKYTFKYDQRDSYLRPTSGYAFSSTSQIGGLAPDSRSLRFLKQEIDLRCAVPLWGFYNAALNFGVSGGVTFPWGSGYQNRPSSVPERFFLGGNSSPVCSFGGPSALWGFKTRGLGPNEPKRKGDNERDFVGGDAAVTAFADLSFDLPVRWLRERGVHGHVFACAGNMAKLSENEFRNLTAPKLLETFRTSVGAGFVLPTSLFRMEINYCHIVKKQKHDRAKTGFFLTFSA, translated from the exons ATGGCGAATCCGACTGAAAATCTCGACCCGAATCCACCAACCCGAGAACCAGAAGACGAAGTAGAAGAACTGAACGGCGACGAGGGAGAAGTAGATGAGGAGGTCGACGACGATGACGAAGTCGAAGAAGGAGAAGACGATGATGATACAGTCTCTAATCCTCAATCCCTCAAGACGGAATCTCTGCTCCGTCGGATGAGATCCGCTCCCGTGCCGGTGCGTGTTCACGACGTGATCGTCAAAGGAAACACGAAGACCAAGGACCATATCATCGAGGCGGAGGTGGATGCCGTGAGGGAGGCCAACACGTTGCAGGAGCTTCTCGAAGCTTCTAGGGTTGCCAATTCGAATCTCCGAGCGCTAGATATCTTCGATTCCGTCAACGTCACGCTCGATTCCGGACCTCCGGAGCTTCCTGGTACCACCAATGTGATCATCGAAGTTGTGGAGAGCAAAAGCCCTCTCACTGGCCAGATCGGGGCTTACACTAGAGCTGAG GCTAAATCATCAAGCGTTGAAGCGTCTCTGAAGTATAAGAACATTTTTGGGTATGGAGATATCTGGGACGGGTCTATGATTTATGGATGTGACAACTCTGCTGAGGTTGGCATGGGGATGTACTTGCCGAGGTTCAAAGGACTTCCTACTCCTTTTAGTTCCCGTCTTTACCTTTCGACTCAAGACTGGCTTCAGTTTTCTTCTTACAAAGAACGATCTCTTGGACTTTCTCTTGGGCTTCTCTCGAGCAAGTATCACGAGCTTGTCTACACTGTTGCGTGGCGTAACTTGATAGACCCGTCCCGGTCTGCCTCGAAATCAATAAGGAGGCAACTGGGGCATAGTCTGCTTTCTGCATTGAAGTATACGTTTAAGTATGATCAGAGAGACTCGTACTTGAGGCCAACAAGTGGATACGCTTTCAGCTCTACTTCTCAGATTGGTGGTCTTGCTCCTGATAGCCGAAGCCTACGCTTTTTGAAGCAG GAGATAGATCTTCGGTGTGCTGTTCCTTTGTGGGGGTTTTACAACGCTGCTCTAAACTTTGGTGTCTCTGGAGGTGTCACATTCCCATGGGGAAGCGGATACCAGAACCGCCCTTCCTCTGTGCCAGAGAGGTTCTTCTTGGGTGGCAATTCGTCTCCTGTATGCTCTTTCGGTGGGCCATCAGCTCTATGGGGATTCAAGACCAGAGGACTTGGTCCCAACGAGCCAAAGAGGAAAGGAGATAACGAAAGAGATTTCGTTGGAGGAGACGCTGCCGTGACTGCATTTGCGGATCTCTCATTTGATTTGCCAGTGAGATGGTTAAGAGAGAGAGGTGTGCACGGGCATGTGTTTGCTTGTGCTGGGAATATGGCAAAACTGTCAGAGAATGAGTTTAGAAACTTAACTGCTCCAAAGTTGTTGGAGACGTTTAGAACTTCAGTTGGTGCTGGATTCGTGTTACCAACTAGTCTTTTCCGTATGGAG ATTAACTACTGCCATATAGTGAAGAAGCAAAAACACGATCGAGCTAAAACTGGATTTTTCCTGACATTCTCGGCCTGA
- the LOC108861498 gene encoding thionin-2.2 isoform X1: MEGKGVILSVLIMSLVLVQIQVEARVCCPSQSSRKAFNICRLQIPKSICLPASGCIEVSGNVCPSGYPNDILENSGNNVNEYCKLGCTSSVCGAMTTVHNSGASEVVNEAFEQCAKACATFCNKGSVKPEAETA; the protein is encoded by the exons ATGGAAGGCAAAGGTGTGATTTTAAGTGTGCTCATAATGAGTCTGGTCCTGGTGCAAATTCAAGTAGAAGCAAGAGTCTGCTGCCCATCCCAATCAAGTAGAAAGGCCTTTAACATATGCCGTCTTCAGATACCCAAGTCAATTTGTCTACCCGCTAGCGGATGCATAGAAGTTTCCGGAAATGTCTGCCCTTCAGGATATCCCAACGACATTCTCGAAAACTCTG GTAATAATGTCAACGAATACTGCAAGTTGGGGTGTACATCCTCGGTGTGTGGTGCCATGACCACTGTCCATAACTCGG GTGCAAGTGAAGTGGTGAATGAAGCGTTTGAACAGTGTGCCAAAGCATGTGCTACTTTCTGCAACAAGGGCTCTGTTAAGCCTGAAGCTGAAACTGCCTAA
- the LOC108861496 gene encoding clathrin heavy chain 1, with product MAAANAPITMKEILTLPSVGINQQFITFTNVTMESDKYICVRETAPQNSVVIIDMNMPMQPLRRPITADSALMNPNSRILALKAQVPGTTQDHLQIFNIEAKAKLKSHQMPEQVAFWKWITPKMLGLVTQTSVYHWSIEGESEPVKMFDRTANLANNQIINYKCSPNEKWLVLIGIAPGSPERPQLVKGNMQLFSVDQQRSQALEAHAASFAQFKVPGNENPSILISFASKSFNAGQITSKLHVIELGAQPGKPSFTKKQADLFFPPDFADDFPVAMQVSHKFNLIYVITKLGLLFVYDLETASAIYRNRISPDPIFLTSEASSVGGFYAINRRGQVLLATVNEATIIPFISGQLNNLELAVNLAKRGNLPGAENLVVQRFQELFAQTKYKEAAELAAESPQGILRTPDTVAKFQSVPVQAGQTPPLLQYFGTLLTRGKLNSYESLELSRLVVNQNKKNLLENWLAEDKLECSEELGDLVKTVDNDLALKIYIKARATPKVVAAFAERREFDKILIYSKQVGYTPDYMFLLQTILRTDPQGAVNFALMMSQMEGGCPVDYNTITDLFLQRNLIREATAFLLDVLKPNLPEHSFLQTKVLEINLVTFPNVADAILANGMFSHYDRARVAQLCEKAGLYIQSLKHYSELPDIKRVIVNTHAIEPQALVEFFGTLSSEWAMECMKDLLLVNLRGNLQIIVQACKEYCEQLGVDSCIKLFEQFKSYEGLYFFLGSYLSMSEDPEIHFKYIEAAAKTGQIKEVERVTRESNFYDAEKTKNFLMEAKLPDARPLINVCDRFGFVPDLTHYLYTNNMLRYIEGYVQKVNPGNAPLVVGQLLDDECPEDFIKGLILSVRSLLPVEPLVEECEKRNRLRLLTQFLEHLVSEGSQDVHVHNALGKIIIDSNNNPEHFLTTNPYYDSKVVGKYCEKRDPTLAVVAYRRGQCDDELINVTNKNSLFKLQARYVVERMDGDLWDKVLVEENEYRRQLIDQVVSTALPESKSPEQVSAAVKAFMTADLPHELIELLEKIVLQNSAFSGNFNLQNLLILTAIKADPSRVMDYINRLDNFDGPAVGEVAVDAQLYEEAFAIFKKFNLNVQAVNVLLDHVRSIERAVEFAFRVEEDSVWTQVAKAQLRDGLLSDAIESFIRADDATHFLEVIRAAEDTNVYDDLVRYLLMVRQKVKEPKVDSELIYAYAKIERLGEIEEFILMPNVANLPNVGDRLYDEALYEAAKIIYAFTSNWAKLAVTLVKLQQFQSAVDAARKANSAKTWKEVCFACVDAEEFRLAQICGLNIIIQVDDLEEVSEYYQNRGCFNELISLMESGLGLERAHMGIFTELGVLYARYRYEKLMEHIKLFSTRLNIPKLIRACDEQQHWQELTYLYIQYDEFDNAATTVMNHSPEAWEHMQFKDIVAKVANVELYYKAVHFYLQEHPDIINDLLNVLALRLDHTRVVDIMRKAGQLRLIKPYMVAVQSNNVSAVNEALNEIYVEEEDYDRLRESTDLHDSFDQIGLAQKIEKHELVEMRRVAAYIYKKAGRWKQSIALSKKDNMYKDCMETASQSGDHDLAEQLLVYFIEQGKKECFATCLFVCYDLIRPDVALELAWINNMIDFAFPYLLQFIREYSGKVDELMKDKIEAQKEVKAKEQEEKDVMSQQNMYAQLLPLALPAPPMPGMGGGPGMGGGYGPPPPMGGMPGMPPMPPYGMPPMGGY from the exons ATGGCGGCAGCAAACGCCCCCATCACGATGAAGGAGATTCTTACG ctaCCGAGCGTTGGGATCAATCAGCAGTTCATCACGTTTACGAATGTCACTATGGAGTCTGACAAGTACATATGTGTGCGAGAGACGGCGCCGCAGAACAGCGTTGTGATTATTGATATGAATATGCCTATGCAGCCTCTAAGGAGACCTATCACTGCAGATTCTGCTCTTATGAACCCGAACTCTAGGAtccttgccttgaaag CTCAAGTTCCAGGAACTACTCAGGATCATCTACAGATATTTAACATCGAAGCAAAAGCAAAGTTGAAGTCTCATCAGATGCCTGAGCAG GTTGCTTTTTGGAAATGGATTACACCAAAGATGTTGGGTCTGGTCACACAAACTTCCGTGTATCATTGGTCGATTGAag GTGAATCTGAGCCAGTTAAGATGTTTGATAGAACGGCCAATTTGGCAAACAATCAAATTATTAACTACAAGTGCTCTCCTAATGAGAAGTGGTTGGTGCTGATTGGAATTGCTCCTGGCTCTCCTGAG AGACCACAATTGGTTAAAGGGAATATGCAGCTTTTCTCTGTGGATCAACAACGGAGCCAGGCCCTTGAAGCACATGCTGCTTCATTTGCCCAGTTTAAG GTCCCTGGGAATGAGAATCCTTCTATTCTTATATCCTTTGCAAGCAAGAGCTTTAATGCTGGACAGATAACATCAAAATTACATGTCATTGAGCTTGGTGCCCAACCAG GAAAACCATCATTTACAAAGAAGCAGGCAGATCTCTTTTTCCCCCCAGATTTTGCTGATGATTTTCCTGTAGCGATGCAG GTCTCTCACAAATTTAACTTGATATACGTCATTACCAAGCTTGGCTTGTTGTTTGTATACGATTTAGAGACGGCTTCTGCGATCTACAGAAATCGGATAAGTCCAGACCCAATTTTCTTAACTTCTGAAGCTTCCTCAGTTGGGGGTTTCTATGCCATTAATAGACGAGGACAAGTTCTTTTGGCTACAGTAAATGAGGCTACGATAATACCTTTTATTAGCGGTCAA TTGAACAATTTGGAACTTGCTGTCAATCTTGCTAAAAGAGGAAACCTCCCTGGTGCAGAAAACTTG GTTGTCCAACGGTTCCAGGAGTTATTTGCTCAAACAAAGTACAAGGAGGCTGCTGAGCTTGCTGCTGAATCTCCTCAGGGGATTCTACGGACACCAGATACTGTGGCTAAATTCCAG AGTGTTCCTGTACAAGCAGGGCAAACTCCTCCGTTGTTACAGTATTTTGGGACCCTTTTAACTAGAGGGAAGCTCAATTCATACGAGTCTTTGGAACTATCTCGCCTTGTTGTGAATCAAAACAAGAAGAACCTCTTGGAAAACTGGTTGGCAGAGGATAAGTTAGAATGCAGTGAAGAACTTGGAGACCTTGTCAAG acTGTGGATAATGACCTTGCTCTGAAAATATACATCAAAGCTCGAGCTACTCCAAAAGTTGTAGCAGCTTTTGCAGAGCGAAGGGAGTTTGACAAAATACTGATTTACTCAAAGCAG GTTGGGTACACGCCTGATTACATGTTTCTTCTACAAACCATACTCCGTACGGATCCTCAG GGAGCAGTGAATTTTGCTTTAATGATGTCCCAAATGGAAGGAGGTTGTCCAGTTGACTACAACACCATCACTGATCTTTTCCTCCAG AGAAATCTGATCCGCGAGGCGACTGCTTTCCTTCTCGATGTTTTGAAGCCAAATTTACCTGAGCATTCTTTTCTGCAAACTAAG GTTCTGGAGATCAATTTGGTTACCTTTCCTAATGTGGCTGATGCAATTTTAGCAAATGGAATGTTCAGCCACTATGACCGCGCTCGTGTTGCTCAGCTCTGTGAAAAGGCTGGACTCTATATCCAATCTTTAAAG CACTACTCAGAGTTACCTGACATAAAACGTGTAATTGTGAACACACATGCTATTGAGCCACAG GCTCTTGTTGAGTTTTTTGGTACCCTTTCCAGCGAGTGGGCTATGGAGTGCATGAAGGATCTTCTGCTGGTCAACCTGAGAGGCAACCTTCAGATAATCGTTCAG GCTTGCAAGGAGTACTGTGAGCAACTCGGTGTTGATTCATGTATTAAACTCTTTGAGCAATTCAAGTCGTACGAAGGGCTATACTTTTTCCTCGGTTCATATTTGAGTATGAG TGAGGATCCAGAGATCCACTTCAAGTACATTGAAGCAGCTGCCAAAACTGGTCAAATAAAGGAGGTTGAGCGTGTGACTAGAGAGTCTAACTTTTATGATGCTGAAAAGACGAAGAACTTTTTGATGGAAGCCAAGCTTCCTGATGCCCGACCTTTGATTAATGTCTGCGACCGGTTCGGCTTCGTCCCTGATCTTACTCATTACCTGTACACAAACAACATGCTTCGTTACATTGAAGGTTACGTTCAGAAG GTGAATCCTGGAAATGCTCCCTTAGTTGTGGGGCAGTTGCTTGATGACGAATGCCCTGAAGATTTTATAAAAGGCCTCATTCTCTCTGTTCGTTCCCTGCTTCCTGTTGAACCCCTTGTTGAGGAATGTGAGAAGAG AAATCGACTCCGTCTTCTCACTCAGTTCTTGGAGCATCTAGTGAGTGAGGGAAGCCAAGATGTGCATGTCCATAATGCCTTGGGTAAAATTATCATAGACAGTAACAACAACCCTGAGCATTTCCTGACCACCAACCCCTACTACGACTCTAAGGTTGTGGGTAAGTACTGTGAGAAACGTGATCCCACCCTGGCTGTTGTGGCATACAGAAGAGGACAATGTGATGATGAACTCATCAATGTCACCAACAAGAACTCTTTGTTCAAGTTACAAGCCAG GTATGTAGTGGAGAGGATGGATGGTGACCTCTGGGATAAGGTTCTTGTGGAAGAAAACGAATATAGAAGACAACTTATTGACCAAGTTGTGTCTACTGCTTTACCCGAAAGCAAGAGCCCGGAGCAAGTTTCTGCAGCTGTTAAAGCATTCATGACTGCTGATCTGCCGCATGAGCTTATCGAGCTTCTTGAAAAGATTGTGCTTCAAAATTCCGCCTTCAGTGGAAACTTCAATCTGCAAAATCTGTTAATATTGACAGCTATCAAGGCGGATCCGTCTAGAGTTATGGATTACATCAACAGGCTAGATAATTTTGATGGTCCGGCTGTTGGAGAAGTGGCGGTTGATGCCCAATTGTATGAGGAAGCATTTGCGATTTTCAAGAAGTTTAACCTAAATGTCCAGGCTGTCAACGTATTGTTGGATCACGTTAGAAGCATCGAGCGTGCCGTTGAGTTTGCTTTCCGGGTCGAAGAAGATTCTGTTTGGACCCAAGTCGCAAAGGCTCAACTCAGGGATGGACTTCTCAGTGATGCAATTGAGTCCTTTATCCGAGCTGATGATGCCACTCATTTCCTAGAGGTCATCCGGGCCGCTGAAGATACTAATGTTTATGATGACTTGGTCAGATACCTTCTTATGGTTAGACAGAAGGTGAAGGAACCCAAGGTTGATAGCGAGCTCATCTATGCTTATGCAAAGATTGAAAGGTTGGGTGAGATAGAAGAATTTATTCTGATGCCAAACGTTGCTAACCTACCAAATGTGGGTGATCGCCTGTATGACGAAGCTCTGTATGAGGCTGCAAAAATAATTTATGCGTTCACATCGAACTGGGCCAAGTTAGCCGTCACACTTGTGAAGTTGCAGCAGTTCCAGAGTGCTGTTGATGCTGCAAGGAAAGCAAACAGCGCAAAGACATGGAAGGAAGTTTGCTTTGCTTGTGTTGATGCTGAAGAATTCCGGCTGGCTCAAATATGTGGACTTAACATTATCATACAG GTGGATGACTTGGAAGAAGTTAGCGAGTACTACCAAAACAGAGGATGCTTCAATGAATTAATCTCACTGATGGAGAGTGGACTTGGTCTGGAACGGGCTCACATGGGGATCTTCACCGAGTTGGGTGTACTGTACGCCAGATATCGCTATGAGAAGCTTATGGAACACATCAAGTTGTTCTCGACTCGCCTCAATATTCCCAAGCTTATACGTGCATGTGATGAGCAACAGCATTGGCAGGAACTTACCTATCTTTACATTCAGTATGATGAGTTTGACAACGCTGCAACCACTGTCATGAACCATTCTCCTGAAGCATGGGAGCACATGCAATTCAAAGACATTGTCGCCAAGGTTGCGAATGTCGAGCTTTACTACAAGGCCGTTCACTTCTACTTGCAAGAGCACCCTGATATAATCAACGATCTTCTCAATGTGCTTGCTCTGCGGTTAGACCACACACGTGTCGTTGACATTATGCGCAAG GCTGGTCAGTTGCGCCTTATTAAGCCGTACATGGTTGCAGTTCAGAGCAACAATGTTTCTGCTGTAAATGAAGCTCTGAATGAGATATacgtagaagaagaagactatgaCAGGTTGCGCGAGTCTACTGATTTGCATGACAGCTTTGACCAGATAGGCCTCGCTCAGAAG ATTGAGAAACACGAGCTCGTGGAAATGAGACGTGTGGCTGCGTATATCTACAAGAAAGCTGGTAGATGGAAGCAATCAATTGCTTTGTCGAAGAAAGATAACATGTACAAGGACTGTATGGAAACTGCTTCACAATCCGGCGACCATGACCTTGCAGAACAGCTTCTGGTTTACTTCATTGAACAG GGGAAAAAGGAATGCTTTGCCACATGTCTATTTGTGTGTTATGACTTAATCCGACCAGATGTTGCTCTAGAACTTGCTTGGATCAACAACATGATTGACTTCGCCTTCCCGTATCTCCTCCAG TTTATCCGAGAATACTCTGGCAAAGTGGATGAACTGATGAAGGATAAGATAGAGGCACAGAAAGAAGTGAAGGCCAAAGAGCAGGAAGAGAAGGATGTCATGTCCCAACAG AACATGTACGCACAATTATTGCCACTGGCTCTACCTGCACCACCGATGCCAGGAATGGGAGGAGGTCCAGGTATGGGAGGCGGTTATGGTCCGCCACCACCAATGGGAGGAATGCCGGGAATGCCTCCGATGCCACCATATGGAATGCCACCGATGGGCGGCTACTAA
- the LOC108860380 gene encoding RING-H2 finger protein ATL66, producing the protein MFNHVTSNKVCIYNAHIARLRATTKKKQARREMTSSSPPPRASMLLYWHENQYDDRSFQIHGRTIFSVMALFSVVLFFAVLTLYIHRSCLVRDPVNLNAPPPPIFTPCVGGGLDPAEIRSLPVVLCRREDAEEEERECCICLGGLEEGEKVKVLPLCRHCYHCECVDRWLMAESSCPLCRVSIRVESSVSLQ; encoded by the coding sequence ATGTTCAATCACGTGACTAGCAACaaagtgtgtatatataatgCACACATTGCGCGTTTACGAGCaacgaccaaaaaaaaacaagccaGACGAGAAATGACGTCATCATCACCGCCTCCAAGAGCTTCAATGCTTTTGTACTGGCACGAGAACCAGTACGACGACCGGAGCTTCCAGATTCACGGCCGGACGATCTTCTCCGTCATGGCTCTATTCTCCGTTGTTCTCTTCTTCGCCGTGCTCACTCTCTACATCCACCGGAGCTGCCTCGTTCGCGATCCCGTCAACCTCAACGCGCCGCCTCCTCCGATATTCACGCCGTGCGTTGGCGGAGGTCTTGACCCGGCGGAGATTCGGAGTTTGCCGGTGGTGCTATGCCGGAGAGAAGATGCTGAGGAGGAAGAGAGGGAGTGTTGCATATGCCTCGGTGGTCTCGAAGAGGGAGAGAAGGTGAAAGTGCTTCCTCTGTGTCGCCACTGTTACCACTGCGAGTGTGTGGATCGGTGGCTTATGGCCGAGTCGAGTTGTCCCCTCTGCCGAGTCTCAATCCGAGTCGAATCGTCCGTGTCGTTGCAATGA
- the LOC108861498 gene encoding thionin-2.2 isoform X2, translating to MEGKGVILSVLIMSLVLVQIQVEARVCCPSQSSRKAFNICRLQIPKSICLPASGCIEVSGNVCPSGYPNDILENSDVNEYCKLGCTSSVCGAMTTVHNSGASEVVNEAFEQCAKACATFCNKGSVKPEAETA from the exons ATGGAAGGCAAAGGTGTGATTTTAAGTGTGCTCATAATGAGTCTGGTCCTGGTGCAAATTCAAGTAGAAGCAAGAGTCTGCTGCCCATCCCAATCAAGTAGAAAGGCCTTTAACATATGCCGTCTTCAGATACCCAAGTCAATTTGTCTACCCGCTAGCGGATGCATAGAAGTTTCCGGAAATGTCTGCCCTTCAGGATATCCCAACGACATTCTCGAAAACTCTG ATGTCAACGAATACTGCAAGTTGGGGTGTACATCCTCGGTGTGTGGTGCCATGACCACTGTCCATAACTCGG GTGCAAGTGAAGTGGTGAATGAAGCGTTTGAACAGTGTGCCAAAGCATGTGCTACTTTCTGCAACAAGGGCTCTGTTAAGCCTGAAGCTGAAACTGCCTAA